One Numida meleagris isolate 19003 breed g44 Domestic line chromosome 6, NumMel1.0, whole genome shotgun sequence genomic region harbors:
- the PLA2G4F gene encoding cytosolic phospholipase A2 zeta isoform X1, translating to MFHEVLRGSLPPRVLPFLAAVLFQRKERKESGFYHCRWEKHPYYNLTVKVLRARNIKGTDLLSKADCYVELKLPTASPHVFRTQVVDNSDNPEWNETFQYRIHSAVKNILELTLYDKDVLISDELTSIVFDVGGMKPGQPLLRTFKLNPKDNEELDVEFYLEKCSDAPMEVLTNGVLVVHPCLFLQGTLNKEGKTKEKQQGNCEVKLSVPGAYQKQLRIPWSLDDEEENGTSFVFHVDKEMLPELQVELEQTLSFLQDGTNPDVEKHSTVLGQGTVPVNSLPIGKKVDRVVSLGEGENLDISLKAEESTWDLDIRLGFDLCKEEREFVDKRKKRVSEALKKALNLKQSPQRDEVPIVAVLGSGGGMRALTSFYGSLAGLQQLGLLDAAVYLSGISGSTWCLSTLYQDPDWSQKDLQDAINRAQRTVSSSKGGAFSPERLKYYFQELNAMESSGRKVSFTDLWGLIVEYFLQQKEDPSKLSDQQEAVKWAQNPYPIYAAVNVRPNISSGDFAEWCEFTPYEVGFRKYGAFVRTEDFDSEFFMGRLIQKHPEPRICFLQGIWGSAFAASLDDICLKVVGIGLSFLDPFKDVIKVIDDCRRFHFRDPTRLKTRLIVPGGPLLQIFQDFFKSRVTCGETFNFMQGLYLHKDYVKVKEFVVWRGTHLDAFPNQLSPMEENLYLVDGGFSINSPFPLVLQPERDVDVILSFNFSWEAPFEVLELTQQYCEEREIPFPKIKVSEEDEKKPKECYVFVDDDNPKAPIVLHFPLVNDTFQKYKAPGVKRESEDEKSFGDFVIETKDSPYRTLNFTFEPYDFSRLVEVNRYNVLNSRDTLFRTLNLALQRRKLKNVVNAANT from the exons atgttccACGAGGTGTTGCGAGGCTCACTTCCACCCAGAGTGCTGCCTTTTCTGGCAGCAGTACTTTTccaaagaaaggagagaaaggagagtgGATTTTACCACTGTCGG TGGGAGAAGCACCCTTACTACAACCTAACAGTAAAAGTCCTCAGAGCAAGAAACATCAAGGGTACGGATCTGT TGTCGAAGGCAGACTGCTATGTGGAGCTGAAACTACCCACTGCATCTCCTCATGTCTTCCGAACTCAAGTTGTTGACAACTCTGATAACCCAGAGTGGAACGAAACATTCCAGTATCGAATCCACAGTGCTGTCAAG AACATTCTGGAATTAACCCTCTATGACAAGGATGTCCTAATCAGTGATGAACTCACTTCCATTGTCTTCGATGTAGGAGGCATGAAGCCGGGTCAGCCCCTGCTGCGCACTTTCAAGCTGAACCCAAAG gataATGAAGAGCTGGATGTAGAGTTCTATTTGGAGAAATG CTCAGATGCTCCTATGGAGGTATTGACCAATGGAGTGCTTGTG GTTCATCCTTGTTTGTTTCTACAAGGCACCCTcaacaaagagggaaaaacaaaggagaaacagCAAG GTAACTGTGAAGTCAAGCTGTCTGTTCCAGGCGCTTATCAGAAGCAGTTGCGTATTCCTTGGAGTCTGGACGATGAGGAGGAAAATGGAACCTCCTTTGTCTTTCATGTGGACAAAGAAATGCTTCCAGAACTGCAAGTGGAACTGGAACAAACCCTATCTTTCCTACAG gATGGAACGAACCCTGATGTTGAAAAGCATTCTACAGTTCTGGGACAGGGGACTGTACCAGTTAATTCCCTTCCTATTGGAAAAAAAGTTGATAGAGTTGTTTCTCTGGGAGAG GGAGAAAATTTGGATATAAGTTTGAAAGCTGAAGAGAG cACTTGGGATCTAGATATACGACTGGGTTTTGACCTCTGTaaagaggagagagaatttgtggacaaaaggaagaaaagagtttctgaagcactgaagaaGGCTCTTAACTTAAAGCAATCCCCCCAGAGAGATGAG GTTCCAATTGTAGCAGTACTGGGGTCTGGAGGTGGGATGAGAGCACTGACATCATTCTATGGCAGTCTAGCTGGCCTTCAGCAGCTGGGCCTTCTTGATGCTGCAGTGTATCTGAGTGGGATTTCTGGATCTACTTG GTGTTTATCAACATTGTATCAAGACCCTGACTGGTCACAGAAGGACCTTCAAGATGCAATTAACAGAGCTCAGAGGACTGTATCCAGCAGCAAAGGAGGGGCATTTTCCCCAGAACGACTGAAATACTATTTCCAGGAGTTGAATGCAATGGAGAGTAGCGGACGGAAAGTTTCCTTCACTGACTTGTGGGGCCTTATTGTGGAGTATTTCTTACAACAGAAG GAAGATCCATCAAAGCTGTCTGATCAGCAAGAAGCAGTGAAATGGGCCCAGAACCCTTATCCTATCTATGCAGCTGTCAATGTGAGACCCAATATTAGCAGTGGTGACTTTGCAG AATGGTGTGAGTTTACTCCCTATGAAGTTGGGTTTCGCAAATACGGGGCTTTTGTCCGAACAGAAGACTTTGACAGTGAGTTCTTCATGGGAAGGCTCATCCAGAAACATCCAGAGCCTAGGATTTGTTTTCTACAAG GAATTTGGGGCAGTGCCTTTGCTGCAAGCTTAGATGATATCTGCTTGAAAGTGGTTGGTATAGGATTGAGCTTTCTAGATCCGTTCAAAGATGTTATCAAAGTTATAG ATGACTGCAGAAGATTTCATTTCCGAGATCCAACACGACTGAAGACTCGCTTGATTGTACCTGGTGGCCCCTTGTTGCAGATTTTCCAGGATTTCTTCAAGTCCCGGGTCACATGTGGAGAGACCTTCAACTTCATGCAGGGATTATATCTTCATAAAGATTATGTTAAGGTCAAGGAATTTGTGGTTTGGAGAG GCACTCATCTGGATGCATTTCCCAACCAGCTGAGCCCTATGGAAGAGAACTTATATTTAGTGGATGGCGGCTTTTCTATCAACTCTCCCTTTCCACTGGTACTTCAACCAGAGAGGGATGTGGATGTTATTTTATCATTCAATTTTTCCTGGGAAGCTCCATTTGAG GTTTTAGAGCTGACTCAGCAATATTGTGAGGAGCGAGAAATACCTTTTCCAAAAATCAAAGTGAGTgaggaagatgagaagaaaCCCAAAGAGTGTTATGTGTTTGTGGATGATGATAATCCAAAGGCTCCCATTGTGCTCCATTTCCCATTGGTGAATGACACCTTCCAGAAATACAAAGCTCCAG gaGTTAAACGTGAGTCAGAAGATGAGAAATCCTTTGGTGACTTTGTCATTGAGACAAAAGATTCTCCTTATCGTACACTAAATTTCACCTTTGAGCCATATGATTTCAGCAGGTTAGTGGAAGTAAATCGCTACAATGTCCTAAACAGTAGGGACACTCTCTTCAGAACTCTGAACTTGGCTCTgcaaaggagaaagctgaagaatgTCGTCAACGCAGCCAACACATGA
- the PLA2G4F gene encoding cytosolic phospholipase A2 zeta isoform X3 yields the protein MFHEVLRGSLPPRVLPFLAAVLFQRKERKESGFYHCRWEKHPYYNLTVKVLRARNIKGTDLLSKADCYVELKLPTASPHVFRTQVVDNSDNPEWNETFQYRIHSAVKNILELTLYDKDVLISDELTSIVFDVGGMKPGQPLLRTFKLNPKDNEELDVEFYLEKCSDAPMEVLTNGVLVVHPCLFLQGTLNKEGKTKEKQQGNCEVKLSVPGAYQKQLRIPWSLDDEEENGTSFVFHVDKEMLPELQVELEQTLSFLQDGTNPDVEKHSTVLGQGTVPVNSLPIGKKVDRVVSLGEGENLDISLKAEESTWDLDIRLGFDLCKEEREFVDKRKKRVSEALKKALNLKQSPQRDEVPIVAVLGSGGGMRALTSFYGSLAGLQQLGLLDAAVYLSGISGSTWCLSTLYQDPDWSQKDLQDAINRAQRTVSSSKGGAFSPERLKYYFQELNAMESSGRKVSFTDLWGLIVEYFLQQKEDPSKLSDQQEAVKWAQNPYPIYAAVNVRPNISSGDFAEWCEFTPYEVGFRKYGAFVRTEDFDSEFFMGRLIQKHPEPRICFLQGIWGSAFAASLDDICLKVVGIGLSFLDPFKDVIKVIDDCRRFHFRDPTRLKTRLIVPGGPLLQIFQDFFKSRVTCGETFNFMQGLYLHKDYVKVKEFVVWRAEPYGRELIFSGWRLFYQLSLSTGTSTREGCGCYFIIQFFLGSSI from the exons atgttccACGAGGTGTTGCGAGGCTCACTTCCACCCAGAGTGCTGCCTTTTCTGGCAGCAGTACTTTTccaaagaaaggagagaaaggagagtgGATTTTACCACTGTCGG TGGGAGAAGCACCCTTACTACAACCTAACAGTAAAAGTCCTCAGAGCAAGAAACATCAAGGGTACGGATCTGT TGTCGAAGGCAGACTGCTATGTGGAGCTGAAACTACCCACTGCATCTCCTCATGTCTTCCGAACTCAAGTTGTTGACAACTCTGATAACCCAGAGTGGAACGAAACATTCCAGTATCGAATCCACAGTGCTGTCAAG AACATTCTGGAATTAACCCTCTATGACAAGGATGTCCTAATCAGTGATGAACTCACTTCCATTGTCTTCGATGTAGGAGGCATGAAGCCGGGTCAGCCCCTGCTGCGCACTTTCAAGCTGAACCCAAAG gataATGAAGAGCTGGATGTAGAGTTCTATTTGGAGAAATG CTCAGATGCTCCTATGGAGGTATTGACCAATGGAGTGCTTGTG GTTCATCCTTGTTTGTTTCTACAAGGCACCCTcaacaaagagggaaaaacaaaggagaaacagCAAG GTAACTGTGAAGTCAAGCTGTCTGTTCCAGGCGCTTATCAGAAGCAGTTGCGTATTCCTTGGAGTCTGGACGATGAGGAGGAAAATGGAACCTCCTTTGTCTTTCATGTGGACAAAGAAATGCTTCCAGAACTGCAAGTGGAACTGGAACAAACCCTATCTTTCCTACAG gATGGAACGAACCCTGATGTTGAAAAGCATTCTACAGTTCTGGGACAGGGGACTGTACCAGTTAATTCCCTTCCTATTGGAAAAAAAGTTGATAGAGTTGTTTCTCTGGGAGAG GGAGAAAATTTGGATATAAGTTTGAAAGCTGAAGAGAG cACTTGGGATCTAGATATACGACTGGGTTTTGACCTCTGTaaagaggagagagaatttgtggacaaaaggaagaaaagagtttctgaagcactgaagaaGGCTCTTAACTTAAAGCAATCCCCCCAGAGAGATGAG GTTCCAATTGTAGCAGTACTGGGGTCTGGAGGTGGGATGAGAGCACTGACATCATTCTATGGCAGTCTAGCTGGCCTTCAGCAGCTGGGCCTTCTTGATGCTGCAGTGTATCTGAGTGGGATTTCTGGATCTACTTG GTGTTTATCAACATTGTATCAAGACCCTGACTGGTCACAGAAGGACCTTCAAGATGCAATTAACAGAGCTCAGAGGACTGTATCCAGCAGCAAAGGAGGGGCATTTTCCCCAGAACGACTGAAATACTATTTCCAGGAGTTGAATGCAATGGAGAGTAGCGGACGGAAAGTTTCCTTCACTGACTTGTGGGGCCTTATTGTGGAGTATTTCTTACAACAGAAG GAAGATCCATCAAAGCTGTCTGATCAGCAAGAAGCAGTGAAATGGGCCCAGAACCCTTATCCTATCTATGCAGCTGTCAATGTGAGACCCAATATTAGCAGTGGTGACTTTGCAG AATGGTGTGAGTTTACTCCCTATGAAGTTGGGTTTCGCAAATACGGGGCTTTTGTCCGAACAGAAGACTTTGACAGTGAGTTCTTCATGGGAAGGCTCATCCAGAAACATCCAGAGCCTAGGATTTGTTTTCTACAAG GAATTTGGGGCAGTGCCTTTGCTGCAAGCTTAGATGATATCTGCTTGAAAGTGGTTGGTATAGGATTGAGCTTTCTAGATCCGTTCAAAGATGTTATCAAAGTTATAG ATGACTGCAGAAGATTTCATTTCCGAGATCCAACACGACTGAAGACTCGCTTGATTGTACCTGGTGGCCCCTTGTTGCAGATTTTCCAGGATTTCTTCAAGTCCCGGGTCACATGTGGAGAGACCTTCAACTTCATGCAGGGATTATATCTTCATAAAGATTATGTTAAGGTCAAGGAATTTGTGGTTTGGAGAG CTGAGCCCTATGGAAGAGAACTTATATTTAGTGGATGGCGGCTTTTCTATCAACTCTCCCTTTCCACTGGTACTTCAACCAGAGAGGGATGTGGATGTTATTTTATCATTCAATTTTTCCTGGGAAGCTCCATTTGA
- the PLA2G4F gene encoding cytosolic phospholipase A2 zeta isoform X2, translating to MFHEVLRGSLPPRVLPFLAAVLFQRKERKESGFYHCRWEKHPYYNLTVKVLRARNIKGTDLLSKADCYVELKLPTASPHVFRTQVVDNSDNPEWNETFQYRIHSAVKNILELTLYDKDVLISDELTSIVFDVGGMKPGQPLLRTFKLNPKDNEELDVEFYLEKCSDAPMEVLTNGVLVVHPCLFLQGTLNKEGKTKEKQQGNCEVKLSVPGAYQKQLRIPWSLDDEEENGTSFVFHVDKEMLPELQVELEQTLSFLQDGTNPDVEKHSTVLGQGTVPVNSLPIGKKVDRVVSLGEGENLDISLKAEESTWDLDIRLGFDLCKEEREFVDKRKKRVSEALKKALNLKQSPQRDEVPIVAVLGSGGGMRALTSFYGSLAGLQQLGLLDAAVYLSGISGSTWCLSTLYQDPDWSQKDLQDAINRAQRTVSSSKGGAFSPERLKYYFQELNAMESSGRKVSFTDLWGLIVEYFLQQKEDPSKLSDQQEAVKWAQNPYPIYAAVNVRPNISSGDFAEWCEFTPYEVGFRKYGAFVRTEDFDSEFFMGRLIQKHPEPRICFLQGIWGSAFAASLDDICLKVVGIGLSFLDPFKDVIKVIDDCRRFHFRDPTRLKTRLIVPGGPLLQIFQDFFKSRVTCGETFNFMQGLYLHKDYVKVKEFVVWRVSSRHSSGCISQPAEPYGRELIFSGWRLFYQLSLSTGTSTREGCGCYFIIQFFLGSSI from the exons atgttccACGAGGTGTTGCGAGGCTCACTTCCACCCAGAGTGCTGCCTTTTCTGGCAGCAGTACTTTTccaaagaaaggagagaaaggagagtgGATTTTACCACTGTCGG TGGGAGAAGCACCCTTACTACAACCTAACAGTAAAAGTCCTCAGAGCAAGAAACATCAAGGGTACGGATCTGT TGTCGAAGGCAGACTGCTATGTGGAGCTGAAACTACCCACTGCATCTCCTCATGTCTTCCGAACTCAAGTTGTTGACAACTCTGATAACCCAGAGTGGAACGAAACATTCCAGTATCGAATCCACAGTGCTGTCAAG AACATTCTGGAATTAACCCTCTATGACAAGGATGTCCTAATCAGTGATGAACTCACTTCCATTGTCTTCGATGTAGGAGGCATGAAGCCGGGTCAGCCCCTGCTGCGCACTTTCAAGCTGAACCCAAAG gataATGAAGAGCTGGATGTAGAGTTCTATTTGGAGAAATG CTCAGATGCTCCTATGGAGGTATTGACCAATGGAGTGCTTGTG GTTCATCCTTGTTTGTTTCTACAAGGCACCCTcaacaaagagggaaaaacaaaggagaaacagCAAG GTAACTGTGAAGTCAAGCTGTCTGTTCCAGGCGCTTATCAGAAGCAGTTGCGTATTCCTTGGAGTCTGGACGATGAGGAGGAAAATGGAACCTCCTTTGTCTTTCATGTGGACAAAGAAATGCTTCCAGAACTGCAAGTGGAACTGGAACAAACCCTATCTTTCCTACAG gATGGAACGAACCCTGATGTTGAAAAGCATTCTACAGTTCTGGGACAGGGGACTGTACCAGTTAATTCCCTTCCTATTGGAAAAAAAGTTGATAGAGTTGTTTCTCTGGGAGAG GGAGAAAATTTGGATATAAGTTTGAAAGCTGAAGAGAG cACTTGGGATCTAGATATACGACTGGGTTTTGACCTCTGTaaagaggagagagaatttgtggacaaaaggaagaaaagagtttctgaagcactgaagaaGGCTCTTAACTTAAAGCAATCCCCCCAGAGAGATGAG GTTCCAATTGTAGCAGTACTGGGGTCTGGAGGTGGGATGAGAGCACTGACATCATTCTATGGCAGTCTAGCTGGCCTTCAGCAGCTGGGCCTTCTTGATGCTGCAGTGTATCTGAGTGGGATTTCTGGATCTACTTG GTGTTTATCAACATTGTATCAAGACCCTGACTGGTCACAGAAGGACCTTCAAGATGCAATTAACAGAGCTCAGAGGACTGTATCCAGCAGCAAAGGAGGGGCATTTTCCCCAGAACGACTGAAATACTATTTCCAGGAGTTGAATGCAATGGAGAGTAGCGGACGGAAAGTTTCCTTCACTGACTTGTGGGGCCTTATTGTGGAGTATTTCTTACAACAGAAG GAAGATCCATCAAAGCTGTCTGATCAGCAAGAAGCAGTGAAATGGGCCCAGAACCCTTATCCTATCTATGCAGCTGTCAATGTGAGACCCAATATTAGCAGTGGTGACTTTGCAG AATGGTGTGAGTTTACTCCCTATGAAGTTGGGTTTCGCAAATACGGGGCTTTTGTCCGAACAGAAGACTTTGACAGTGAGTTCTTCATGGGAAGGCTCATCCAGAAACATCCAGAGCCTAGGATTTGTTTTCTACAAG GAATTTGGGGCAGTGCCTTTGCTGCAAGCTTAGATGATATCTGCTTGAAAGTGGTTGGTATAGGATTGAGCTTTCTAGATCCGTTCAAAGATGTTATCAAAGTTATAG ATGACTGCAGAAGATTTCATTTCCGAGATCCAACACGACTGAAGACTCGCTTGATTGTACCTGGTGGCCCCTTGTTGCAGATTTTCCAGGATTTCTTCAAGTCCCGGGTCACATGTGGAGAGACCTTCAACTTCATGCAGGGATTATATCTTCATAAAGATTATGTTAAGGTCAAGGAATTTGTGGTTTGGAGAG TGTCTTCCAGGCACTCATCTGGATGCATTTCCCAACCAGCTGAGCCCTATGGAAGAGAACTTATATTTAGTGGATGGCGGCTTTTCTATCAACTCTCCCTTTCCACTGGTACTTCAACCAGAGAGGGATGTGGATGTTATTTTATCATTCAATTTTTCCTGGGAAGCTCCATTTGA